A region from the Solibacillus sp. FSL H8-0523 genome encodes:
- the gap gene encoding type I glyceraldehyde-3-phosphate dehydrogenase, with the protein MVLQLAINGFGRIGRLVFREAMKHEEFEVVAVNDLTDAGQLAHLLKYDSVHGVYDADVQAEDNAFIVNGKRIQVFSEKDPANLPWGELGVDVVLECTGKWRSMEEVSRHIQAGAKKAILSAPAKGEMPTYVMGVNHTDYKPSEDVISNASCTTNCLAPLAKVLDEQFGIKRGMMTTIHSYTNDQRILDFPHSDPRRARAGAVSMIPTTTGAALAVSKVLPQLKGKLDGFSMRVPTPNVSCVDLVAELNTDVTLESLNGALKAAAEGELKGILAYNELPLVSIDYNGNPASSTIDGLSTMVMEGRMVKVVSWYDNEIGYSTRLMDLALYIAGQGLEGA; encoded by the coding sequence ATGGTATTACAATTAGCAATCAATGGATTTGGACGAATCGGACGTTTAGTGTTCCGTGAAGCGATGAAGCATGAGGAATTTGAAGTAGTTGCAGTAAATGACTTAACAGACGCTGGCCAGTTAGCGCATCTTTTAAAGTATGACTCAGTACATGGTGTATACGATGCGGACGTACAAGCAGAAGATAACGCATTTATTGTAAACGGCAAACGTATTCAAGTGTTTTCAGAAAAAGATCCAGCCAACTTACCATGGGGTGAGCTAGGTGTTGATGTTGTATTAGAATGTACAGGTAAATGGCGTTCAATGGAAGAAGTGTCACGCCACATCCAAGCAGGTGCGAAAAAAGCGATTCTTTCTGCTCCAGCAAAAGGTGAGATGCCAACGTACGTAATGGGTGTTAACCACACAGATTATAAGCCATCAGAAGACGTAATCTCAAACGCTTCTTGTACAACGAACTGTTTAGCACCACTAGCAAAAGTGTTAGATGAACAATTCGGCATTAAGCGCGGGATGATGACAACAATTCACTCATACACAAATGACCAGCGTATCCTTGATTTCCCGCACTCTGACCCACGTCGTGCACGTGCAGGCGCGGTATCAATGATTCCAACAACAACAGGTGCAGCACTCGCTGTATCAAAAGTATTACCACAATTAAAAGGAAAGTTAGACGGCTTCTCAATGCGTGTACCAACACCTAACGTATCATGCGTAGACTTAGTTGCAGAGTTAAATACAGACGTAACGTTAGAAAGCTTAAATGGTGCGTTAAAAGCAGCGGCTGAGGGCGAGTTAAAAGGTATTTTAGCGTATAACGAATTACCACTAGTATCAATCGATTACAATGGTAACCCAGCTTCTTCTACAATCGATGGTTTATCAACGATGGTAATGGAAGGTCGTATGGTGAAGGTTGTCTCTTGGTATGACAACGAAATCGGCTACTCTACACGTTTAATGGACTTAGCGTTATACATCGCTGGTCAAGGGTTAGAAGGAGCGTAA
- a CDS encoding sugar-binding domain-containing protein, producing MDNVSFFEAERKLMPEIDVIFQKRFRILQTLATFGPIGRRALAEQLNMTERDIRNETAVLSEQQLILIQKKGMICSQNGYEVLGRLSELFRELSGIVAKEQQLAKRFAIAKVIIVPGDAERDATVKQQLGKEAAQVLQQLAQAKDKIAVTGGSSVASLKEYLAPHTVLSETEFLAARGGMGDEMTFQANTIVAKFAKRCVATYRTLFLPEHLSEQAYEAMQHEPIIQEMIAQYEQVSIVVHGIGAAYEMAKRRNSSQLEQQTLDDLGAVGEAFGYYFNEEGDIVHHIRTIGIQLEQVNKARHVLAIAAGANKATAIQAYFKNAAAQTILITDEQTANEMLAK from the coding sequence TTGGACAACGTTTCATTTTTTGAAGCAGAGCGCAAACTAATGCCAGAGATCGATGTCATATTTCAAAAGCGTTTTCGGATTTTGCAGACGCTTGCGACATTTGGTCCGATTGGGCGCCGTGCATTGGCTGAGCAATTAAACATGACAGAACGCGATATCCGTAATGAAACGGCGGTACTTAGTGAGCAACAACTCATTCTTATTCAGAAAAAAGGCATGATTTGTTCGCAAAATGGGTATGAAGTATTGGGGCGGCTTTCAGAGCTCTTCCGGGAATTATCAGGAATTGTCGCAAAAGAACAGCAGCTTGCGAAACGCTTTGCAATTGCAAAGGTCATCATTGTTCCAGGTGATGCGGAACGTGACGCAACAGTGAAACAGCAACTTGGTAAAGAAGCAGCACAAGTTCTACAGCAGTTGGCACAGGCAAAAGACAAAATTGCCGTGACAGGTGGGAGCAGTGTCGCTTCATTAAAGGAATATTTAGCACCACATACGGTACTAAGTGAAACAGAATTTCTTGCAGCGCGTGGTGGTATGGGTGATGAAATGACATTTCAGGCTAATACAATCGTCGCTAAGTTTGCAAAACGCTGTGTCGCAACTTATCGCACATTATTTTTACCGGAGCATTTAAGTGAACAGGCTTATGAAGCGATGCAGCACGAGCCGATTATTCAAGAGATGATTGCACAATACGAACAAGTAAGTATTGTCGTTCACGGCATTGGCGCGGCATATGAGATGGCGAAGCGTCGTAATAGCTCGCAGCTTGAGCAACAAACGCTTGATGACTTGGGCGCGGTCGGTGAAGCATTCGGTTATTACTTCAACGAAGAAGGCGACATCGTACATCATATTCGCACAATTGGCATTCAACTTGAACAGGTAAACAAAGCACGCCACGTGTTGGCGATTGCAGCAGGGGCTAATAAAGCGACAGCGATTCAAGCGTATTTTAAAAACGCAGCTGCGCAAACAATTTTAATTACCGATGAACAAACCGCAAACGAAATGCTTGCGAAATAA
- a CDS encoding spore coat protein, with amino-acid sequence MFTQSSQSQDNQMPFSNNHGAHELLDVHEVLSAMIGGLNQYVLLRDQVQDSELLGIMDRQYAFMLDEYNITMEAYKTGHDPQHPTRSYKMQMGNDTNYGLTPSAPKKPMTSANEINDAVISGFMLSCHKAGATGKTTAALESTNPVVRRVLQDSVPNCIEMAYEISLYQNKKGYYQVPQFSEQEMNVMLNAYGQAEQAKNMPN; translated from the coding sequence ATGTTTACCCAATCATCCCAATCTCAAGACAACCAAATGCCCTTTTCGAATAATCACGGTGCTCACGAGCTACTCGATGTCCATGAAGTATTAAGCGCTATGATTGGCGGCTTAAACCAATATGTGCTCCTGCGTGATCAAGTTCAAGATAGCGAACTACTAGGTATTATGGATCGCCAGTACGCCTTTATGCTTGATGAATACAATATCACAATGGAAGCCTACAAAACCGGGCATGATCCACAGCATCCAACGCGTAGCTACAAAATGCAAATGGGCAACGATACAAATTACGGCCTCACACCGAGCGCTCCGAAAAAGCCGATGACATCTGCGAATGAAATCAATGATGCGGTAATTTCAGGCTTTATGCTTAGCTGTCATAAAGCAGGCGCAACAGGGAAAACCACCGCGGCACTAGAATCAACAAACCCTGTCGTACGTAGAGTACTACAAGATTCCGTACCAAACTGCATAGAAATGGCTTACGAAATTTCGCTCTACCAAAACAAAAAAGGCTATTACCAAGTCCCACAATTCTCAGAACAGGAAATGAACGTGATGTTAAATGCGTATGGTCAGGCCGAGCAAGCTAAAAACATGCCGAATTAA
- a CDS encoding NCS1 family transporter, protein MSNSNSSSKNYLKSPDLLPITHEKRSIGMVGFGVIWVGMAIVLAAFAIGAGGIINLSMPMLILATLVGSILIGIFMVVIGDIGVEHGLSFPVYMRAPFGTFGTHLPSFARAFTASCWFGINTYFGALAINGILNIMVGFDNWFVCFLVFAGLQLLNVSLGIKSIERFADFAAPIIIFISIWMYLQLSAEAKAQGKAVWSWVEAPQTGFEQFTAFMIVAMAIMGFWATLAADMPTLSRHFKAPKHERNWFKRNKSQLLGSLIVQPIFNTLMIVIGAVCYMATGSGDPINALQQAAGGFVLVVLLSMIVLAQWSTNTSANVIPAATIFSNIGGPKVPFWVGVVIAGIVGTVVQPWNLFDVLNSVLLVVGGILSSIVGILFADYYLLRKRRVNVKDLYEIDGQYRYLKGVNVAGIIAWILGGLIANIWPTFSSLIGFFVGAAIYYVLAKFWWFKKYPQAEIVNPSDEEYLGITAGRSWEIDVNPEPIGVQPTVSTD, encoded by the coding sequence ATGTCAAATTCAAATAGTTCAAGTAAAAATTATTTAAAGTCTCCAGATTTACTTCCTATCACACATGAGAAGCGTAGTATCGGGATGGTCGGTTTTGGCGTAATTTGGGTAGGTATGGCTATTGTATTAGCAGCATTTGCTATAGGCGCAGGTGGGATTATAAATTTAAGTATGCCGATGTTAATACTTGCAACGTTAGTAGGGTCAATTTTAATTGGTATCTTCATGGTGGTTATTGGTGATATCGGTGTAGAACACGGCTTATCGTTTCCGGTTTATATGCGTGCCCCATTTGGAACATTTGGGACACATTTGCCATCATTTGCACGTGCATTTACGGCTTCGTGTTGGTTTGGTATCAATACGTATTTTGGTGCTTTAGCGATAAATGGAATTTTAAATATTATGGTGGGCTTTGACAATTGGTTTGTATGTTTCCTTGTATTTGCGGGGTTACAACTATTAAACGTTTCGCTAGGAATTAAATCGATCGAGCGTTTCGCAGATTTTGCTGCACCTATTATCATTTTTATTTCGATTTGGATGTACTTACAATTATCGGCTGAAGCAAAAGCACAAGGAAAAGCAGTATGGTCTTGGGTAGAAGCACCGCAAACTGGTTTTGAACAGTTTACTGCATTTATGATAGTTGCAATGGCGATCATGGGATTCTGGGCTACGTTAGCTGCAGATATGCCGACGCTTTCACGTCATTTTAAGGCACCTAAACATGAACGTAATTGGTTCAAACGAAATAAATCACAATTATTAGGCTCACTAATTGTTCAACCTATTTTTAATACATTAATGATTGTTATTGGTGCGGTATGTTATATGGCGACTGGTTCAGGTGACCCAATTAACGCACTTCAACAAGCGGCGGGCGGTTTTGTACTAGTTGTGCTATTATCAATGATTGTATTAGCTCAATGGTCTACTAACACTTCTGCAAACGTAATTCCGGCAGCCACGATTTTTTCCAATATCGGTGGACCGAAAGTACCGTTTTGGGTAGGGGTAGTCATTGCGGGAATTGTTGGTACAGTTGTTCAGCCATGGAATTTGTTTGATGTTTTAAATAGTGTATTACTAGTGGTTGGTGGAATTTTATCTTCAATTGTAGGAATTTTATTTGCTGACTATTATTTACTTCGTAAGCGAAGAGTTAATGTAAAGGACTTATATGAGATAGATGGACAATATCGTTACTTAAAAGGTGTTAACGTAGCGGGAATTATTGCTTGGATTCTTGGTGGATTAATCGCCAATATTTGGCCGACTTTTTCATCACTCATCGGTTTCTTTGTAGGGGCTGCAATTTATTACGTGTTAGCAAAATTCTGGTGGTTCAAAAAGTATCCACAAGCTGAAATTGTTAATCCAAGTGATGAAGAATATTTAGGTATTACCGCTGGACGTAGTTGGGAAATTGATGTGAATCCTGAACCGATTGGTGTTCAACCAACAGTTTCTACAGATTAA
- the tpiA gene encoding triose-phosphate isomerase yields MRKPIVAGNWKMYKTFDEAVDFVEEIQQAIPSPDKVDAVICAPALYLPTLVVAAEDSSLAIGAQNMHFEDEGAFTGEISPAMLSNIHVDYVVLGHSERREMFNETDEAVNKKVRAALNHGIVPIICCGETLEEREAGSTETKVAGQITKALEGFAAAEVEHMVIAYEPIWAIGTGKTATADDANAVCGSIRAVVENLYGKYTADKIRIQYGGSVKPENIEELLTKEHIDGALVGGASLDVASFMKLLEAAANA; encoded by the coding sequence ATGCGTAAACCGATCGTAGCAGGAAACTGGAAAATGTATAAAACATTTGATGAGGCGGTTGATTTTGTTGAAGAAATTCAACAAGCGATTCCTTCTCCAGATAAAGTAGACGCGGTGATTTGTGCACCAGCCTTATACTTACCAACATTAGTCGTAGCGGCTGAGGATTCATCACTAGCAATCGGCGCACAAAACATGCACTTTGAAGACGAAGGTGCATTTACAGGCGAAATTAGCCCAGCGATGCTATCAAATATTCACGTAGATTACGTGGTATTAGGGCATTCTGAGCGCCGTGAAATGTTCAACGAAACAGACGAAGCGGTAAATAAAAAAGTACGCGCGGCCTTAAATCATGGCATCGTGCCAATTATTTGCTGCGGCGAAACATTAGAAGAGCGCGAAGCTGGTTCGACTGAAACGAAGGTTGCAGGGCAAATCACAAAAGCGTTAGAAGGCTTCGCAGCAGCAGAAGTTGAGCATATGGTAATTGCGTATGAACCAATCTGGGCAATCGGTACAGGTAAAACAGCAACAGCAGACGATGCAAATGCGGTTTGTGGTTCGATTCGTGCGGTAGTAGAAAATTTATACGGCAAATACACAGCCGACAAAATCCGTATTCAATACGGCGGTAGTGTAAAGCCTGAAAATATCGAAGAATTATTAACGAAAGAACATATTGATGGTGCATTAGTTGGAGGCGCAAGCTTAGATGTAGCATCATTTATGAAATTATTGGAGGCGGCAGCAAATGCCTAA
- a CDS encoding LemA family protein codes for MQVKNQKGSALLIALIAIVAVVVIAAVLIVPKYNSLVTGEEKVDGAWAQVENQLQRRFDLIPNLVNTVKGYANHEEEVFTQIANARTEYGNASTVEDAATANDDLSSALSRLLVIVENYPELKADVQFTRLMDELAGTENRLAVARKDYNETVQTFNGDVRRFPGNLIAGMFGFEKKDYFEIKDGVEESPTVDFGGSD; via the coding sequence ATGCAAGTAAAAAATCAAAAAGGTAGTGCGCTATTAATTGCGCTAATTGCCATAGTAGCTGTGGTCGTGATTGCGGCTGTTTTGATTGTGCCAAAATACAATAGTTTAGTGACAGGTGAAGAAAAAGTCGACGGAGCATGGGCGCAAGTTGAAAACCAATTACAACGCAGGTTCGATTTGATTCCAAATTTAGTGAATACCGTAAAAGGGTATGCTAATCATGAGGAAGAAGTATTTACGCAAATTGCGAATGCGCGTACCGAGTATGGGAATGCGAGTACGGTAGAGGATGCTGCTACTGCAAATGATGATTTATCATCTGCATTATCGCGTCTATTAGTTATTGTAGAAAATTATCCGGAATTAAAAGCAGATGTGCAATTTACACGTTTAATGGATGAATTAGCTGGGACAGAAAACCGTTTAGCGGTGGCGCGTAAAGATTATAATGAGACGGTACAAACATTCAACGGTGATGTACGCCGCTTCCCAGGCAATTTAATTGCGGGCATGTTTGGCTTTGAGAAAAAGGATTACTTCGAAATTAAAGATGGAGTAGAAGAATCGCCAACCGTTGATTTTGGAGGTAGTGACTAA
- a CDS encoding glutaredoxin family protein, translating into MIVKFYSRPNCELCVEGLQTLKIVQEDVAFTIEQYNIEESDTLHEKYMLMIPVVEKDGKVIQYGRLDYVTLLDALNE; encoded by the coding sequence TTGATCGTTAAATTTTACTCGCGCCCAAACTGCGAGCTTTGCGTTGAAGGGTTACAAACATTAAAAATCGTACAAGAGGACGTCGCGTTCACAATTGAGCAATATAATATTGAAGAAAGCGATACGCTCCATGAAAAATACATGTTGATGATTCCGGTTGTTGAAAAAGATGGAAAAGTTATTCAGTATGGCCGGCTCGATTATGTCACGTTATTAGATGCGCTAAACGAGTAA
- the eno gene encoding phosphopyruvate hydratase has product MPFITQVYAREVLDSRGNPTVEVEVFTESGAFGRAIVPSGASTGEYEAVELRDGDAGRYLGKGVEKAVENVNTLIAEELEGQYSVLDQVVIDQALIELDGTDNKGKLGANAILGVSMAVAHAAADYLDIPLYQYLGGFNSKQLPVPMMNIINGGAHADNNVDIQEFMVMPVGAKSFKEALRMGTEIFHNLKAVLKGKGYNTAVGDEGGFAPNLGSNEEAITIIIEAVEKAGYKMGEEIRIALDVASSEIYNKETGKYVLAGEGVEKTSEEMVAWYEELTSKYPIISIEDGLDENDWAGHKLLTERIGDRVQLVGDDLFVTNTAKLSQGIEQGVGNSILVKVNQIGTLTETFEAIEMAQRAGYTAVISHRSGESEDHTIADIAIATNAGQIKTGAPSRTDRVAKYNQLLRIEDQLGATARFAGLKSFYNLNN; this is encoded by the coding sequence ATGCCATTCATTACTCAAGTATATGCTCGTGAAGTATTAGACTCTCGCGGTAACCCAACAGTAGAAGTAGAAGTATTCACAGAATCAGGTGCTTTTGGTCGTGCGATCGTGCCATCTGGTGCATCAACTGGTGAATATGAAGCCGTAGAATTACGCGATGGAGATGCAGGCCGCTACTTAGGTAAAGGTGTTGAAAAAGCGGTAGAAAACGTGAATACGCTTATCGCTGAAGAATTAGAAGGTCAATATTCTGTATTAGATCAAGTAGTAATCGACCAAGCGTTAATCGAGCTTGACGGCACGGATAACAAAGGTAAATTAGGTGCAAACGCAATCCTAGGTGTATCGATGGCAGTAGCACACGCAGCAGCAGATTACTTAGATATTCCGTTATACCAATACCTTGGTGGCTTCAACTCAAAACAATTACCAGTACCAATGATGAACATCATCAACGGTGGTGCACACGCTGATAACAACGTAGATATCCAAGAATTCATGGTTATGCCAGTGGGCGCGAAATCGTTCAAAGAAGCATTACGTATGGGTACAGAAATCTTCCATAACTTAAAAGCCGTATTAAAAGGCAAAGGCTACAATACAGCTGTAGGTGACGAAGGTGGTTTCGCACCAAACTTAGGTTCAAACGAAGAAGCGATTACAATCATTATTGAAGCAGTTGAAAAAGCTGGCTACAAAATGGGTGAAGAAATCCGCATCGCACTTGATGTGGCATCTTCTGAAATTTACAACAAAGAAACAGGCAAATACGTATTAGCTGGTGAAGGCGTTGAAAAAACGTCTGAAGAAATGGTTGCTTGGTACGAAGAGTTAACATCTAAATACCCAATCATCTCAATCGAAGACGGCTTAGACGAAAACGACTGGGCTGGTCACAAGTTATTAACGGAGCGTATCGGCGACCGCGTACAATTAGTAGGTGACGATCTATTCGTAACAAACACAGCAAAACTTTCTCAAGGGATTGAGCAAGGTGTTGGGAACTCAATTTTAGTTAAAGTAAACCAAATCGGTACATTAACTGAAACATTCGAAGCAATTGAAATGGCTCAACGCGCGGGTTACACAGCGGTTATCTCTCACCGTTCTGGAGAATCTGAAGATCACACAATCGCTGACATTGCCATCGCGACAAACGCTGGCCAAATCAAAACAGGTGCTCCTTCACGTACTGACCGCGTTGCGAAGTATAACCAATTACTACGCATCGAGGACCAATTAGGCGCAACTGCACGCTTTGCAGGTTTAAAATCTTTCTATAACTTAAACAACTAA
- the gpmI gene encoding 2,3-bisphosphoglycerate-independent phosphoglycerate mutase → MPKKPVALIILDGFAFREEVKGNAVAQANKPNFDRYWNAYPHATLIASGEAVGLPDGQMGNSEVGHLNIGAGRVVYQSLTRIHKSIRDGDFFHNEAFLGAVEHVKKHGSKLHIMGLLSDGGVHSHYEHLFALLKLAKANGLNEVYVHGFLDGRDVGPKTALGYILETEKQMTEIGIGKFASIHGRYYAMDRDKRWERVQLTYNALIEGVGQTSSSASAGVESSYEREVYDEFVIPFVLTEEGRPVATIDTNDAVIDFNFRPDRAIQLSAACTNVDFCTGLALSEKQPNNLKFVAFTHYSDEVPADVAFHKENLDNTIGEVISNAGKTQLRIAETEKYPHVTFFMSGGREETFPGEERILIASPKVATYDLKPEMSAYEVTDALVAAIAADKFDGIILNFANPDMVGHSGMLAPTIKAIEAVDECLGRVVDALLAKGGQAIITADHGNSDEVVTVNDQPMTAHTTNPVPVIVTKPGAVLHKDGILADLAPTMLALMEIAQPAEMTGKSLIVPNEN, encoded by the coding sequence ATGCCTAAAAAACCGGTAGCACTCATTATTTTAGATGGTTTTGCCTTTCGTGAAGAAGTAAAAGGTAATGCCGTAGCACAAGCGAATAAACCAAATTTTGACCGATACTGGAACGCATATCCGCACGCAACATTAATCGCGAGCGGTGAGGCGGTAGGTCTACCAGATGGTCAAATGGGGAACTCTGAAGTAGGACACTTAAATATTGGTGCTGGGCGCGTTGTGTATCAAAGCTTAACACGTATTCACAAGTCCATTCGTGACGGAGACTTTTTCCATAATGAGGCCTTTTTAGGGGCTGTGGAGCATGTGAAAAAGCACGGCTCGAAACTACACATTATGGGCTTACTGTCTGACGGTGGGGTACATAGCCATTATGAGCATCTGTTTGCGCTACTTAAATTAGCAAAAGCAAATGGCTTAAATGAAGTGTACGTACATGGTTTCTTAGATGGTCGTGACGTGGGTCCAAAAACGGCTTTAGGATATATTTTAGAAACAGAAAAGCAAATGACAGAAATCGGTATTGGCAAATTCGCATCGATTCACGGTCGTTATTATGCGATGGACCGTGACAAACGCTGGGAGCGCGTTCAATTAACGTACAATGCGTTAATTGAAGGTGTTGGGCAAACCTCATCAAGTGCCTCAGCAGGTGTAGAATCATCGTATGAACGTGAAGTATATGATGAATTCGTTATTCCATTTGTTCTTACAGAAGAAGGTCGTCCAGTGGCGACAATCGATACAAACGATGCAGTCATTGATTTCAACTTCCGTCCAGACCGGGCGATTCAATTATCGGCAGCTTGTACGAATGTTGATTTTTGCACAGGCTTAGCGTTATCTGAAAAGCAACCAAACAATTTAAAATTCGTGGCCTTCACACATTATAGTGACGAGGTGCCAGCGGATGTTGCGTTCCATAAAGAGAACTTAGACAACACGATTGGTGAGGTCATTTCAAACGCGGGTAAAACACAACTACGTATCGCTGAAACAGAGAAGTATCCACATGTAACGTTCTTTATGAGTGGTGGTCGTGAGGAAACATTCCCTGGTGAGGAGCGTATTTTAATCGCATCACCTAAAGTGGCAACGTATGATTTGAAACCAGAAATGAGCGCTTATGAAGTAACCGATGCGCTTGTTGCTGCAATTGCGGCGGACAAATTTGACGGGATTATTTTAAACTTTGCAAACCCAGATATGGTTGGTCATTCAGGTATGCTTGCGCCGACAATTAAAGCAATCGAGGCAGTTGATGAATGCTTAGGTCGCGTGGTAGATGCGTTACTTGCAAAAGGTGGTCAGGCGATTATTACAGCCGATCACGGGAATTCTGATGAGGTAGTCACAGTAAATGATCAGCCAATGACAGCTCACACAACAAATCCAGTACCAGTTATCGTAACAAAGCCAGGTGCGGTGTTACACAAAGATGGCATTTTAGCTGACTTAGCACCAACAATGCTAGCGCTGATGGAAATCGCGCAGCCGGCTGAAATGACAGGGAAATCGTTAATTGTACCAAACGAAAATTAG
- a CDS encoding TPM domain-containing protein, translating into MKKLWLVALLCVLMPLQALAAIPQKPAYNSYVYDYQNVVNDDMEQNLIQAAKALEGSTGNVVVMMTIDTIGGLAPYEFGVETMRAWGIGDEQLDNGMLIFATTDQGPGENDVWIAVGDGLEGDYPDGRIGQMIDAYMMPHLANGDYTNAFANIFSQVYDEMGGEASGADLVQPVSTDGGEGISLGFLIFIVIVYLILTKFGGGGGPGGRRRTARRAYRTGGYPGSFGGGFGGGFGGGGSSGGFGGFGGGGSSGGGAGRKF; encoded by the coding sequence GTGAAAAAACTATGGCTCGTGGCATTGTTGTGCGTATTGATGCCGCTTCAAGCATTGGCGGCAATTCCACAAAAGCCAGCCTATAATTCGTATGTATATGATTATCAAAATGTCGTTAATGATGATATGGAACAAAACCTTATTCAAGCAGCAAAAGCACTTGAAGGCTCGACTGGTAATGTTGTTGTCATGATGACGATTGATACCATTGGTGGTTTGGCACCATATGAGTTTGGTGTGGAAACGATGCGCGCGTGGGGCATTGGTGATGAACAACTAGACAACGGGATGCTCATTTTTGCAACGACGGATCAAGGTCCAGGGGAAAATGATGTGTGGATTGCAGTTGGAGATGGCCTTGAAGGGGATTATCCAGACGGACGAATCGGGCAAATGATTGATGCCTATATGATGCCGCATTTAGCGAATGGTGATTATACGAATGCCTTTGCGAATATTTTTTCGCAAGTTTATGACGAAATGGGCGGCGAGGCAAGTGGCGCGGATTTAGTTCAGCCTGTTTCAACTGATGGCGGTGAAGGGATTTCGCTTGGCTTTCTGATTTTCATTGTTATTGTGTATTTAATTCTCACGAAATTTGGTGGTGGCGGTGGCCCAGGTGGACGCCGACGCACAGCAAGACGCGCATATCGTACAGGCGGCTATCCAGGTAGTTTTGGTGGTGGCTTTGGCGGTGGTTTCGGAGGAGGCGGTTCATCAGGTGGCTTCGGCGGCTTTGGTGGCGGTGGCTCATCTGGAGGCGGCGCGGGACGGAAGTTTTAA
- a CDS encoding phosphoglycerate kinase has protein sequence MFLKKSMNDVEVTGKRVFVRVDFNVPMEAGKITDETRIRAAIPTIEQLVQAGAKVILASHLGRPKGEVNEDMRLTAVGERLAKLMNKPVTKLDESIGEAVLEAVNNMQDGDIVLLENVRFHKGEEKNDEALAQEFAKFADLYVNDAFGAAHRAHASTEGIAKFVPAVSGLLMEKELDVLGKALSNPERPFTAIIGGAKVKDKIGVIDNLLDKVDHLIIGGGLVFTFVKAMGHDIGKSLLEEDKIELAKSFIEKAKEKGVQLHMPVDAVVANEFSKDAETQVVAIDAIPSDWMGLDIGPKTAVNYADVIKDSKLIIWNGPMGVFEMEKFANGTKTVADAMATTAGYTIIGGGDSAAAVEKFEVADKMDHISTGGGASLELMEGKALPGIVALNDK, from the coding sequence ATGTTTTTAAAGAAGTCAATGAACGATGTAGAAGTAACAGGTAAACGCGTATTTGTACGTGTGGATTTCAATGTGCCGATGGAAGCGGGCAAAATTACTGACGAAACACGTATTCGTGCAGCAATCCCAACAATCGAGCAATTAGTTCAAGCAGGTGCAAAAGTGATCTTAGCTTCACATCTTGGTCGTCCAAAAGGCGAAGTAAACGAAGATATGCGTTTAACAGCTGTTGGTGAGCGCTTAGCCAAATTAATGAACAAACCGGTTACAAAGCTAGATGAGTCAATTGGCGAAGCGGTTCTAGAAGCGGTAAACAACATGCAAGACGGCGACATCGTGCTTCTTGAAAACGTACGCTTCCATAAAGGCGAAGAGAAAAACGACGAAGCTTTAGCGCAAGAATTCGCAAAATTCGCAGACCTTTATGTAAACGATGCATTTGGCGCGGCGCACCGTGCACACGCTTCAACAGAAGGTATCGCGAAATTTGTTCCGGCGGTTTCAGGCTTACTAATGGAAAAAGAATTAGATGTACTTGGTAAAGCGCTATCAAATCCAGAGCGTCCATTTACTGCTATTATTGGTGGGGCAAAAGTTAAAGATAAAATCGGCGTAATTGACAACTTATTAGATAAAGTTGATCACTTAATTATCGGTGGTGGCTTAGTATTTACATTTGTAAAAGCAATGGGCCATGACATCGGAAAGTCTTTACTTGAAGAAGACAAAATTGAGTTAGCGAAAAGCTTCATTGAAAAGGCAAAAGAAAAAGGTGTGCAGTTACACATGCCAGTTGATGCAGTAGTAGCGAACGAATTTTCAAAAGATGCAGAAACACAAGTCGTAGCAATCGATGCCATTCCATCTGACTGGATGGGGCTTGATATCGGGCCAAAAACAGCAGTGAACTATGCTGACGTGATTAAGGATTCAAAATTAATCATTTGGAACGGACCAATGGGTGTATTCGAAATGGAAAAATTCGCGAACGGCACAAAAACAGTAGCAGACGCAATGGCAACAACAGCAGGCTACACAATTATCGGCGGCGGCGACTCAGCAGCGGCAGTAGAAAAATTCGAAGTAGCAGATAAAATGGACCACATCTCAACAGGCGGCGGCGCATCACTTGAATTAATGGAAGGTAAAGCATTACCGGGTATTGTGGCGTTAAACGATAAATAA